A genomic segment from Spinacia oleracea cultivar Varoflay chromosome 3, BTI_SOV_V1, whole genome shotgun sequence encodes:
- the LOC130469946 gene encoding uncharacterized protein — translation MEFCKSWKTRTAEELKAQVAESTHHGDYAFKSIEEVRLQMQTTIDLQAKEVAALRSDKAELLKKILAQDKDMVAMVEEAKTAAAEIRALQDQLREYPQVKEAAEEAEHLRGELETARSQVRTLRERLLESYDQGEQATKDAVKHAWESHMSEYDLGWFQRRMEHSAAVLAAERLGQPPPEFVSSDDEDDAAAP, via the coding sequence atggaattctgcaagagttggaagacccgcactgctgaggagctcaaagctcaggtggctgagtccacccaccatggcgactatgcgttcaagtccattgaagaggtccgcctgcagatgcagacgaccatagaccttcaagcgaaggaggtagctgcgttgagatctgacaaggccgagctgcttaagaagatcttggcgcaggacaaagacatggtggcaatggtcgaggaggccaagacagcggcggcggaaatacgggcgcttcaggaccagttgcgggagtaccctcaggtcaaagaggcggctgaggaagccgagcatcttcgtggggagctggagacggccagatcgcaagttcgcaccttgcgtgagcgtcttctggaatcctatgatcagggggaacaagcgaccaaggacgctgttaagcacgcctgggagagccacatgtcagagtatgatcttgggtggttccagcggcgaatggagcacagtgccgctgtgttggctgctgaacgtcttggtcagccgccccctgagtttgtatcatctgatgacgaggacgatgcggccgctccctga